The genomic stretch TCGCCACGGGAAATCGTGAGATTCAGCGGCCCGACGCCAAAACCTGCGCCCTCTTCTTTTCCGGCATAGCTGAACGCCAGGTCACGCAGTTCCAGCGTCTGCCAGTGTTTCGCTGCTACCGCAGGCGTGAACGCTTCGTTGTGTTCGGCCAGTTTCAGCGCTTTCAGCTTACCAAAAGCCACCTGTGCGCTGAGTAACGTCGGCAGTGCACCGACCGCCTGCAACATCGGCGTGCGCAGGAACAGCAGCGTGAGGGAGTATGTGGCGGCGACGTTGGTATCCGACCAGCCGAGCGTGTTCGCCATGAAAAAAACCAGGCCAATCGCGCCCAGCATCATGATATTCGACCAGTTCACGGCGCTGAGGTGGAAGGTATCGGCGCGGATAATGTGATGACGGTATTCTTCGGCGTCCTTGCGGTACACATCGTCAAACAGATGGCGCGCGCGTTCACGGTTCAGCGCCAGCTCTTTACGCCCTTCTATCACTTTCTGGTAATCCGTTTGCAGCTTGTCTTCGGCATCGCGCACCTTCGCCAGATGGCGGTAAACGTGAGACACCAGTTTGAAACCACCAAAAATGGTGATCAGCAGCCAGACAACGGTGACCAGCAGCATTTGCGGGGAAAGCCAGGCCAGATAACCTGCGCAGCCGAGGGTCAGAATAATCCCCTGCACCAGTTCCGGTAAACGCACGAAAGCCAGCGTGATATTGCGGATGTCGCTGCCGAGGCTGGCAAGCAGTTGCGCATTGCCGATTTGCTCGATGCGTTCGATGTCCGTATCCAGAATACGTTTGATGAATTGCCCGCGCAGACGGTAGACAAAGTGGTGACCGAGCACGGTCAGCGCC from Rahnella sikkimica encodes the following:
- a CDS encoding multidrug ABC transporter permease/ATP-binding protein, whose product is MELLRVVFKQYRWPFLGVMALSLLSAVLGIGLIAFINLKLIETTQGSLMVLPQFLGLLLLLMAVTLGSQLALTVLGHHFVYRLRGQFIKRILDTDIERIEQIGNAQLLASLGSDIRNITLAFVRLPELVQGIILTLGCAGYLAWLSPQMLLVTVVWLLITIFGGFKLVSHVYRHLAKVRDAEDKLQTDYQKVIEGRKELALNRERARHLFDDVYRKDAEEYRHHIIRADTFHLSAVNWSNIMMLGAIGLVFFMANTLGWSDTNVAATYSLTLLFLRTPMLQAVGALPTLLSAQVAFGKLKALKLAEHNEAFTPAVAAKHWQTLELRDLAFSYAGKEEGAGFGVGPLNLTISRGELVFLIGGNGSGKSTMAMLLTGLYQPRSGEILLDGVPVTVENAEQYRQLFSAVFTDFHLFGQLIGPQGKQPDPLLVEDWLQRLNMKEKLRFTGNEVTNLQLSAGQRKRVALLLAAAEGRDFLLLDEWAADQDPQFRRTFYRELLPQLRDMGKTVLAISHDDHYFEHADRLLEMRQGKLKELHGQARTDASRDAVAQIGL